The genomic DNA AGACGCCCGTCGACGAAAAGGACAAGTAACCGATGGATCCGATGTCACTGCTGGACGGGTACATGTGGCTCGAGTCGCTGCTGTACTGGCTCATCGCCCTCGCCGGCGTGGTCGGCGCCGTGCTGGCCGCCACCACCCGCGACGACGCGTACCCCGCGGCCGGGCGCCAGGGCAAGTGGATCTGGGTGGCGATCCTGGTGGCCTCCGCCTTCGTGGTCTTCACCCGCTTCCCGTTCCTCTCCTGGGCGGGCATCGTCGCGATCGGCGTGTACTTCTTTGACGTGCGGCCGCAGATCAGGAACATCGTCAGCGGCAACTACGGCTGGTAGGGCCGTCACACATGATCAGCGACGCCCAGTGGCTGGCCGGGCGCCTCGACGCCGATCTCACCGACCCCACGCTGACCCGGGAAAGGATTCGCGCCGCCTGCGCGCAGGCGGCCGATCTCGGGCTGCACGGGGTCGTCGTCGATCCCGTTCACGTCGCTGCTGTCCCGGACGGCCTGGTGGTCTCCGTCGTGGTGGGTTATCCGACGGGGCGGCACCATTCACTGGTCAAGGCCGCGGAGGCACGGCTGGCGGTGCAGGAGGGGGCGGCGATCATCTGGCTGGCGGTCGACACGACGCTGATCGACGCCAACGCACTGCTGGCTGATGTCGTCGCGGTGCGGCAGGCGGTGCCGCAGCCGGTGCAGCTTGCGGTCATCACCGGCGGCAACGCGGTCGTCAGGGACGCGGCGGTCTCGGGTGGGGCGAATTTCTGCGTCGTCAAGCACCCCGCGGAGGCTCCGGGGCGGACGCTTGTGCGGGCGGCGGACCTGGGCGAGACCGTCGAGGCCCTGGAAAACGGCGCCGCCCGGGTCGCGGTGGCGAATCCGGGCGCGGTGCTGGCGGAGATTGACTAGCGGCTAGAGCTCGCTCAGGGGCACGTCGTGGCCGGTGACCGTCACGCGCAGGGCGCCGTCGACAATCTCGTAGCTGTCGATCGTCAGCGAGTTGGCGACGTCGGCGCCGGCGTGCTCGTTGGCCTGCTCGGCGATTCCCTCCTGCAGCGCCTGGGAGATGCTGGCGGAGACCTCCTGGGGCAGCTCCATGCCGAACAGCCGGGTCGAACGTGCCTCCAGGCTCATCTGGCCGTCGACGTCGGCGGGGGCGAGCGAGATGCCCGCCAGTCCCCGGGCGAATTCCAGATCCAGGGTCTGCTCGGCGACGTTGGCGTTCAGGTCGGTGATGCCGAGCTCATCGACGAGCGTGCTCGCCATCCCGGAGTCCTGACCGACCTGCGAACGCAGCTGCTCGCGGATGATGGCGAGCATGTAGTCCTCCGGCAGCTCGGTCGTGGTGGTCAGCGTGCCGGCCACCGGGTTCTCCGCGACGGTCAGGTCCTCGATGCGCACGTCGGCGGCCGGGGTGCCCTTGTAGGTCTCGCCCTCCTGCTGCAGCGTGGAGGGGGTGCGCATCGTCACTTGGGGCAGCGTGCCACCGAGCAGGCCGAACACCAGGGGAGAGGCGCCGAAGGAGACCTCGGGTTCCTCGGTGACCACGACGCCGTCCTCCTGCGCCTGCTGCTCGAAGCCTTGCGTGACCTGGCCCGAGAGGTACATGCGTAGGCCGACTTCGGCGGCGATGAGTAGGACGACGAGGACGGTGAGGATGGCGAGGAGGACCCGCCACAGGGTGGAACCGGAGGATGTCTTAGCCATGCTGCCCAGTATCGGTGAAGGCGGGCCCCGGCACCAACCGTCACAGGGAGGGGGACACGTGCTCCCAGGGAACCTCCAGCAGGTTGTCGCGGATGCGACGGCGCACCGGGGTGAGGGGGACGCCCTCGTCGACAAGCAGCTGCCTTGCCTGACGCCAGCGCACGCGCGGCCCGTAGGGGGCCCACCCGGCGGCGCGGTCCCAGGCGGAGTCCGCGGCCTGCAG from Corynebacterium guangdongense includes the following:
- a CDS encoding LmeA family phospholipid-binding protein; protein product: MAKTSSGSTLWRVLLAILTVLVVLLIAAEVGLRMYLSGQVTQGFEQQAQEDGVVVTEEPEVSFGASPLVFGLLGGTLPQVTMRTPSTLQQEGETYKGTPAADVRIEDLTVAENPVAGTLTTTTELPEDYMLAIIREQLRSQVGQDSGMASTLVDELGITDLNANVAEQTLDLEFARGLAGISLAPADVDGQMSLEARSTRLFGMELPQEVSASISQALQEGIAEQANEHAGADVANSLTIDSYEIVDGALRVTVTGHDVPLSEL
- a CDS encoding DUF2516 family protein: MSLLDGYMWLESLLYWLIALAGVVGAVLAATTRDDAYPAAGRQGKWIWVAILVASAFVVFTRFPFLSWAGIVAIGVYFFDVRPQIRNIVSGNYGW